A stretch of the Sphingobacterium thalpophilum genome encodes the following:
- a CDS encoding complex I subunit 4 family protein, whose amino-acid sequence MPILSLLIFLPLLATAIILALPTRFKSSYRYIALAITGIQFVLAGICYAHFDAGQTGIQDLAGYQFVEQLPWIRLDLGTIGTLEIDYLIGIDGISMPLLLLSAFVMLMAIGASWNIQKSPKGYFALLMVLNMAVMGIFCALDFFLFYLFYEVMLLPLYFLIGIWGGARREYAAIKFFLYTLFGSVFMLLIIVGLYFSVVNPETGAHTFNMIHMMNPQNYLADSLFAWGGYREILGISARLVGFIVLFFAFAIKVPIVPLHTWLPDAHVEAPTPVSIILAGILLKIGGYGIIRICYSIFPDMAALSNWWLGLIGVVSILYGALNALAQKDLKRMIAYSSVSHMGFVLLGVASLTAEGISGAMFQMISHGFLSAALFFLVGVLYDRVHDRNIYSFRGLAQIMPKYTGYVAVAFFASLGLPGFSAFIGEAFVIIGSFNAASLGTGLPRWMALAGSVGILLSAAYLLWTLQRMFFGQVRLKGADSWAHALTDVNGREQLILFPTLALALLLGIMPSLVFSQLNASVLNLLSIIQQFI is encoded by the coding sequence ATGCCTATTCTATCCTTACTGATATTTTTACCGCTTTTGGCAACAGCTATCATTCTCGCCTTACCGACACGCTTTAAGTCGAGTTATCGATACATTGCCCTTGCCATCACTGGAATACAATTTGTGCTGGCTGGTATATGTTATGCACATTTTGATGCGGGCCAGACGGGTATTCAGGATCTAGCTGGGTATCAGTTTGTCGAGCAGCTGCCCTGGATCCGACTCGACCTGGGTACGATAGGCACACTTGAAATTGATTACCTTATTGGCATCGACGGTATTTCCATGCCCTTGCTGCTGCTCAGCGCTTTTGTAATGCTCATGGCCATCGGCGCATCCTGGAATATACAAAAAAGTCCCAAAGGTTATTTTGCCCTATTGATGGTGCTCAATATGGCTGTGATGGGTATTTTCTGTGCGCTGGACTTTTTCCTGTTCTATTTGTTTTACGAAGTCATGTTACTTCCACTATATTTCCTCATCGGTATTTGGGGTGGAGCCCGGCGGGAATATGCAGCCATCAAATTTTTCCTTTATACGCTATTTGGATCGGTTTTCATGCTATTGATCATTGTAGGCCTCTACTTTTCGGTGGTCAATCCAGAGACCGGAGCGCACACATTCAATATGATCCATATGATGAATCCCCAGAACTACCTCGCGGATTCCCTCTTTGCCTGGGGTGGATATCGGGAGATACTGGGTATTTCGGCAAGGCTGGTTGGCTTCATTGTGCTGTTTTTTGCCTTTGCCATTAAGGTTCCTATTGTACCCTTGCACACTTGGCTGCCCGACGCTCACGTGGAGGCACCAACGCCGGTATCGATTATTCTGGCGGGGATCCTGCTGAAGATTGGTGGCTATGGCATTATCCGCATCTGCTATAGCATCTTTCCCGATATGGCTGCACTTTCCAACTGGTGGCTGGGGTTGATCGGAGTGGTTTCCATCCTATATGGCGCATTGAATGCATTAGCCCAAAAGGATCTGAAGCGGATGATCGCCTATTCGTCGGTATCGCACATGGGCTTTGTGTTGCTCGGTGTAGCCTCGCTGACTGCCGAAGGTATCTCAGGAGCCATGTTCCAGATGATCTCCCATGGTTTTCTGTCTGCAGCGCTCTTTTTTCTGGTGGGAGTCCTTTATGACCGTGTGCATGACCGTAATATTTACAGTTTTCGGGGATTGGCGCAGATCATGCCCAAATACACAGGTTATGTTGCCGTCGCGTTCTTTGCTTCTCTCGGGTTGCCGGGCTTTTCCGCCTTTATCGGCGAAGCTTTTGTTATTATCGGTTCATTTAATGCCGCCAGCTTAGGCACTGGCTTACCGCGCTGGATGGCACTCGCGGGATCTGTCGGTATCTTATTGAGCGCAGCCTATCTCTTGTGGACATTGCAGCGCATGTTTTTTGGACAGGTCCGCCTGAAAGGCGCCGACAGCTGGGCACATGCCCTGACGGATGTCAATGGCCGCGAACAGCTGATCCTATTTCCGACCCTGGCACTCGCTCTTTTGCTGGGCATCATGCCTTCCCTGGTATTTAGTCAGCTAAATGCAAGTGTATTGAACCTTCTCAGCATTATACAACAATTTATTTAA
- a CDS encoding NADH-quinone oxidoreductase subunit N, producing the protein MLAFGPYISSFIDQVIASIPYFKPELTLVITFIAAIIASLFLDRRWKKSSFVITFAGMALSGCYLLGQGLSKVDMVAFFDMIHIDPFATSARMVILFSTLLICLFVQRRHQEDRPLGDFYAVLLTATLGLNLLTMSSNWLMIFIAVETVSISSYVMVGYFSSSKTQSEAALKYVLFGSICAAVMLYGLSLLYGFTGNLNFDASSHIAGLMEAPRVLISLALLFLLTGIGFKLSFFPFHVWSPDVYQGAPTVVTTYLATVPKIAVVVLLSKLLAAWLSVSFYFSDFLLYVVIIIAIATMLVGNLAALRQQDAKRMMAYSSIGHTGILLMAVLVYQNNEANVLLFYLSIYALMNIAVFIFIDSLENALGTTSIDSYRGLGRQFPLLFTAFSVVLVALVGLPPTAGFVGKLLVFSKVFEQYQQFPTFGLLTLLIVGALTSVISLFYYFKIPLNAFLKETAEQHTFLPSRLLLGIGLLCTVAVLLLGIFPDILLSLF; encoded by the coding sequence ATGCTCGCATTCGGTCCATATATCAGTTCTTTTATCGATCAGGTCATCGCCAGTATTCCCTATTTTAAACCCGAACTTACGCTGGTCATCACCTTTATTGCTGCAATTATTGCCAGCCTGTTTTTAGACCGCCGCTGGAAAAAGAGCTCATTTGTCATTACTTTTGCCGGTATGGCACTCAGTGGCTGTTATCTGCTGGGACAAGGGCTCAGTAAAGTCGATATGGTTGCATTTTTCGATATGATCCATATCGATCCTTTCGCTACTTCAGCCCGGATGGTTATCCTTTTTTCAACCCTGCTGATTTGTCTTTTTGTGCAGCGCCGCCATCAGGAAGACCGTCCATTAGGTGACTTCTATGCTGTACTGCTGACAGCCACGCTGGGTTTAAATCTGTTGACCATGTCCAGCAACTGGCTGATGATTTTTATTGCGGTCGAAACTGTCTCTATCAGTTCGTACGTCATGGTCGGTTATTTTTCCTCCAGTAAAACTCAATCTGAAGCCGCGCTAAAATATGTCCTCTTTGGTTCGATCTGTGCTGCGGTAATGCTTTACGGCCTATCTCTGCTGTACGGTTTCACGGGAAACTTGAATTTCGATGCATCCAGCCATATTGCAGGCCTCATGGAAGCCCCACGGGTACTGATCAGCCTTGCGCTGCTCTTTTTGCTGACAGGAATAGGCTTTAAATTGAGCTTCTTCCCTTTTCATGTCTGGAGCCCGGACGTCTATCAGGGCGCACCGACCGTGGTGACGACCTACTTGGCCACAGTACCGAAAATAGCTGTTGTCGTGCTGTTATCCAAGCTCCTGGCAGCATGGCTGTCCGTATCTTTTTATTTCAGTGATTTTCTGCTCTATGTCGTGATCATCATCGCCATAGCAACCATGCTGGTCGGCAACCTGGCTGCCCTACGGCAGCAGGACGCCAAAAGGATGATGGCTTATTCTTCTATCGGCCATACGGGGATATTATTAATGGCCGTACTGGTTTATCAAAATAACGAGGCCAATGTGCTGTTGTTTTATCTGTCCATCTATGCGTTGATGAATATTGCCGTTTTTATTTTCATTGATTCATTGGAGAATGCTCTGGGAACGACTTCCATCGACTCCTATCGTGGACTTGGCAGGCAATTCCCACTCCTCTTTACCGCATTTTCTGTGGTATTGGTGGCGTTGGTCGGCTTACCGCCCACGGCCGGTTTTGTTGGTAAACTTTTGGTATTTTCCAAAGTATTTGAGCAATATCAGCAATTCCCCACCTTCGGCCTGCTGACGTTACTGATCGTGGGCGCGCTGACCTCGGTCATTTCCCTGTTTTACTACTTTAAAATCCCGCTGAACGCATTCTTAAAGGAAACGGCTGAGCAACATACTTTCCTGCCATCGCGCCTGCTGCTTGGCATCGGACTGCTCTGTACCGTCGCGGTCCTATTGCTGGGTATTTTTCCCGACATTTTATTGTCCTTATTTTAA
- the nuoK gene encoding NADH-quinone oxidoreductase subunit NuoK produces MIPLTHFLIVSACIFCIGLYTVLSKKNAIMILVGIELMINAAILNFVAFGRYDKISYGGQIFGLFAIVLAAAAVAVGLALVLNVYRHYKTINPDEINELKDK; encoded by the coding sequence ATGATCCCATTAACCCATTTTCTGATCGTCAGCGCCTGCATTTTCTGCATTGGACTTTACACCGTGCTCTCGAAAAAAAATGCCATCATGATTCTCGTGGGGATCGAACTGATGATCAACGCGGCTATTCTAAATTTTGTAGCCTTTGGCCGATACGACAAAATCAGTTACGGCGGGCAGATCTTTGGCTTGTTTGCCATCGTGCTTGCTGCTGCTGCCGTTGCTGTCGGACTCGCACTGGTTTTAAATGTATACCGGCATTACAAGACCATCAATCCGGACGAAATAAACGAACTAAAAGATAAGTAA
- a CDS encoding NADH-quinone oxidoreductase subunit 5 family protein: MDQLVNISPLLTALLAVLAPFIAFLYQAVAGRHDQSGGVSLLAIVLSFVFGGLTWLTCWNSPPVSSQINWFTIGGSTFTVGILLNNLSTLMLLLVPTIALPVHIYSRAYMKGDTGIHRYWMYLSLFCFAMLGLVIMDSLLLMYIFWELVGFASYLLIGFWFTRESAVQANKKAFIVNRIGDLGFLIGLAILFTQFQTLNVAELFAEGGLFAQTSVADGQWVSPVNTMDQIWLTVAGLAFFVAAMAKSAQFPLHVWLPDAMEGPTSVSSLIHAATMVAAGVFLLATVLPLFNESVLLFIAIIGTVTAASAAYFAVGQYDIKRILAFSTISQLGFMMVGIGIGTWDAALFHLVTHAFFKCLLFLAAGAVIHEMAHLKEHSHLDFDPQDLRQMGGLKQYMPKTFILMSLASLALAGFPLTSGYLSKDSIVISAFEWALAHGGGYLFIPVCLVLVSILTAFYIGRLIFKTFFGEFRLRARLPETLQAHPLHEAPRTMLVPMFFLGICCLFPLFSTTPLSYHDSWLMDGLLPGEYQFAPSHSAHLIIPLLLLLGSAVGWVIGWRWYVQNKYPLDPDKWTLKAALHQGYLNEIYQVTFVQGILKLAQFSYWFDRHIVDALVAFVRSIVLSLSQLSVWVDKYIVDGFVNTVASIAYWTGNQVRLVQNGKLQTALYSVFLFVLLGLIYLIFF, encoded by the coding sequence TTGGATCAGCTTGTTAACATATCGCCCCTATTGACCGCGCTGCTCGCCGTATTAGCACCATTTATTGCCTTCCTTTACCAGGCAGTCGCAGGCAGACATGATCAATCGGGGGGCGTCTCCCTGCTGGCTATTGTGCTCAGCTTTGTTTTTGGTGGACTCACCTGGCTAACCTGCTGGAACAGTCCGCCCGTTTCCAGCCAGATCAACTGGTTTACCATTGGTGGATCCACGTTTACAGTCGGCATCCTGCTCAACAACCTCAGCACACTCATGCTGCTGCTGGTTCCAACCATAGCACTACCTGTACATATCTACTCCAGAGCATACATGAAGGGCGACACTGGCATTCACCGGTACTGGATGTATCTCAGTCTGTTTTGTTTCGCTATGCTGGGCCTGGTAATTATGGACAGCCTCTTGCTTATGTATATCTTCTGGGAACTGGTGGGCTTTGCATCGTACCTTCTCATCGGTTTCTGGTTTACCCGTGAATCAGCTGTACAAGCCAACAAAAAAGCATTTATTGTCAATCGTATTGGCGATTTAGGTTTCTTGATTGGCCTGGCAATTCTATTTACACAGTTCCAGACTCTCAATGTAGCTGAACTTTTTGCTGAGGGTGGCCTCTTCGCTCAGACCAGTGTCGCAGATGGACAGTGGGTCTCGCCGGTCAATACAATGGATCAGATCTGGTTAACGGTAGCCGGGCTTGCATTTTTTGTAGCTGCGATGGCCAAATCGGCACAATTCCCACTACATGTATGGCTGCCCGATGCCATGGAGGGGCCGACCTCCGTATCCTCCCTTATTCACGCTGCCACAATGGTTGCCGCTGGAGTATTCCTACTAGCAACCGTACTTCCGTTATTCAATGAAAGTGTGTTGTTGTTTATAGCAATCATAGGCACGGTTACCGCAGCATCCGCAGCTTACTTCGCCGTCGGTCAATACGACATCAAACGTATCCTGGCATTCTCAACCATTTCACAGCTGGGTTTTATGATGGTCGGTATCGGTATTGGCACCTGGGATGCAGCTTTATTTCACCTGGTCACACACGCCTTCTTTAAATGCCTTTTATTTCTTGCAGCAGGGGCAGTCATTCACGAGATGGCGCACCTCAAAGAACATAGTCATTTGGACTTCGATCCGCAGGACCTCCGCCAGATGGGCGGGCTAAAACAATATATGCCCAAAACCTTTATCCTAATGAGTCTGGCCTCGCTGGCCCTGGCGGGCTTTCCGCTCACCTCAGGATACCTCTCCAAAGACAGTATCGTCATATCCGCTTTTGAATGGGCATTGGCACATGGAGGAGGCTATCTGTTCATCCCAGTCTGTCTGGTTCTGGTCAGCATATTGACGGCATTCTATATTGGCCGGTTAATCTTTAAAACATTTTTTGGCGAATTTCGCCTACGGGCGCGGCTACCAGAAACGCTACAGGCACACCCATTACATGAGGCGCCGCGTACGATGCTGGTTCCGATGTTTTTTTTGGGAATATGCTGTTTATTCCCCCTATTTTCCACCACCCCACTCTCTTATCACGATTCGTGGCTGATGGATGGCCTATTGCCGGGAGAATATCAGTTTGCTCCCAGCCATAGTGCCCACCTGATCATTCCTTTGCTACTGCTGCTGGGATCCGCTGTGGGCTGGGTCATAGGCTGGAGATGGTATGTGCAAAATAAATATCCGCTAGATCCTGATAAATGGACTTTAAAAGCCGCTTTGCACCAGGGATATCTGAATGAGATCTACCAGGTCACCTTCGTTCAGGGCATATTAAAATTAGCACAGTTTAGTTACTGGTTTGACCGCCATATCGTCGATGCCCTGGTTGCTTTTGTTCGGTCCATCGTCCTCTCCTTATCACAGCTGAGCGTATGGGTAGACAAATATATTGTGGACGGTTTTGTCAACACAGTCGCTTCAATCGCATACTGGACGGGAAATCAGGTGCGCTTGGTGCAGAACGGAAAATTGCAGACAGCGTTGTATTCCGTGTTTTTGTTTGTTTTACTTGGTTTAATTTATCTTATATTTTTTTAG